In Marmota flaviventris isolate mMarFla1 chromosome 17, mMarFla1.hap1, whole genome shotgun sequence, a single genomic region encodes these proteins:
- the LOC139702364 gene encoding aspartoacylase-like: MTSCHITEEPIKKIAIFGGTHGNELTGVFLVKHWLENDAEIQRTGLEVKPFITNPRAVKKCTRYIDCDLNRVFDLENLGKKMSEDLPYEVKRAQEINHLFGPKNSEDSYDIIFDLHNTTSNMGCTLILEDSRNDFLIQMFHYIKTSLAPLPCYVYLIEHPSLQYATSRSVAKYPVGIEVGPQPQGVLRADILDQMRKMIKHALDFIYQFNEGKEFPPCAIEVYKIMEKVDYPRNENGEIAAIIHPNLQDQDWKPLHPGDPPFVTLDGKTILLGGDCTVYPVFVNEAAYYEKKEAFAKTTKVTLNAKSIRSSFH, from the exons ATGACCTCTTGTCACATTACTGAAGAACCTATAAAAAAGATTGCTATCTTTGGAGGAACTCATGGGAACGAGCTAACGGGAGTATTTCTAGTTAAGCACTGGCTGGAGAATGACGCTGAGATTCAGAGAACAGGGCTGGAAGTAAAACCATTTATTACCAACCCAAGAGCGGTGAAGAAGTGTACCAGATATATTGACTGTGATCTGAATCGTGTTTTTGACCTTGAAAATCTTGG CAAAAAGATGTCAGAGGATTTGCCATATGAAGTGAAAAGGGCTcaagaaataaatcatttatttggTCCAAAAAATAGTGAAGATTCCTATGACATCATTTTTGACCTTCACAACACAACTTCTAACATGGGGTGCACCCTTATTCTTGAAGATTCCAGGAATGACTTTTTAATTCAGATGTTTCATTATATTAAG ACTTCTTTGGCTCCATTACCCTGCTATGTTTATCTCATTGAGCATCCTTCCCTCCAGTACGCAACCTCGCGTTCCGTAGCCAAGTATCCTGTTG GTATTGAAGTTGGCCCCCAACCCCAAGGTGTTCTGAGAGCTGATATTTTGgatcaaatgagaaaaatgattaaACATGCTCTTGATTTTATATATCAGTTTAATGAAG GAAAAGAATTTCCTCCCTGTGCCATTGAGGTCTATAAAATAATGGAGAAAGTTGATTATCCTAggaatgaaaatggagaaatagCTGCTATTATCCACCCGAATCTGCAG GATCAAGACTGGAAACCGTTGCACCCTGGGGACCCCCCCTTTGTGACTCTTGATGGAAAAACTATCCTGTTGGGTGGAGACTGTACCGTGTACCCTGTGTTTGTGAACGAGGCTGCttattatgaaaagaaagaagcttTCGCAAAGACAACAAAAGTCACTCTCAATGCAAAAAGTATTCGCTCCTCTTTCCACTAG
- the LOC139702494 gene encoding uncharacterized protein C12orf71 homolog, which produces MFAGVSSIKGDWAFEPLDSMEDSSSGSSCPDIEHCISEPKFNQSLSVGSFPFEDSTDCEDLTSEGLSGLFLPPVQGAWGTKSVRRSTGRRNKIRDKPEKLREKAIIEILYAYPSCLHEDSLADWPQSDDYQRMDKCQQETVTQAFCEFHDLMKNIKAFLDNTNDDEEDDSVLSDPPQEEDVQPPRSVSSHMDQVVPEEHEACQDLPKWKPPENGDTTQFPEMPLGLEDDEIVEMESQETGTAESASVSAEQSEEEDVPSDAESTSCLNFRGFFHWLRKQVVSYLPGRKRHERANKVPILLALKRRHFVGGHRLLPQESF; this is translated from the exons ATGTTTgcaggag tttccAGTATCAAGGGAGACTGGGCATTTGAACCCTTGGATTCCATGGAGGACTCATCCTCCGGCAGCAGCTGCCCTGACATAGAGCACTGCATTTCAGAACCCAAATTTAACCAGAGCCTCTCTGTAGGCTCTTTCCCCTTTGAAGACAGCACTGACTGTGAAGACTTGACCTCTGAGGGTCTTTctggcctcttcctccctcctgtccAAGGGGCATGGGGAACCAAGAGTGTAAGGAGATCCACggggagaagaaataaaatccgGGACAAGCCAGAGAAGCTTCGTGAAAAAGCCATCATTGAGATCTTGTATGCCTATCCGAGCTGCCTCCATGAAGATTCACTAGCTGACTGGCCTCAAAGTGACGACTACCAGAGGATGGACAAGTGCCAACAGGAGACGGTCACCCAGGCCTTCTGCGAATTCCATGATCTCATGAAAAATATTAAGGCATTTCTAGACAATACAAATGATGACGAAGAAGATGACTCGGTGCTTTCTGACCCTCCTCAGGAGGAGGATGTTCAGCCACCCAGAAGTGTCTCTTCCCATATGGATCAGGTCGTTCCTGAAGAACATGAGGCTTGTCAGGACTTGCCCAAGTGGAAACCACCAGAAAATGGAGATACCACACAGTTCCCAGAAATGCCTCTTGGGCTTGAGGATGATGAAATTGTTGAG ATGGAAAGCCAGGAGACTGGCACTGCAGAAAGTGCCTCAGTCTCAGCAGAGCAGTCAGAGGAAGAGGACGTGCCTTCAGACGCAGAAAGCACTTCCTGTCTGAATTTTAGAGGCTTCTTCCACTGGCTCAGGAAGCAAGTGGTCTCCTACCTGCCAGGGAGAAAGCGCCATGAGAGGGCCAACAAGGTCCCCATTCTACTGGCACTAAAGAGAAGACATTTTGTTGGAGGCCACAGACTCCTACCTCAAGAATCCTTCTAG